In the genome of Salvelinus sp. IW2-2015 linkage group LG25, ASM291031v2, whole genome shotgun sequence, one region contains:
- the inpp5f gene encoding phosphatidylinositide phosphatase SAC2 produces MELFQAKDHYILQSADHALWCSRIDGTMNVRPATDLLLAWNPTCLGLVEGLVGKIQLHTDLPLGLILIRQKVLVGQMPGDHKVYKITKIAVIPLSEEEPLDLELELCKKHHFGIDKPEKLAQSPDESKFLMKTLSQIKSNVGAPTKKKVKENKEKERLERRLLDELYKIFMDSDSFYYSMTYDLTNTVQRQGDTEKSNLPLWNQVDDRFFWNKHMVQELIDLQVPEVDFWVTPIIQGFVQVEELVVNYNESPDEEKNSPDTPLQELTCVDDIHPRFTVALISRRSRHRAGMRYKRRGVDTDGHVANFVETEQLIHVHNHSLSFVQSRGSVPVFWSQAGYRYNPRPRLEKGEKETIPYFAAHFDEQLNLYKKQVIINLVDQSGREKIIGDAYLKQVLLYNNPNLTYVSFDFHEHCRGMKFENVQTLTDAISDIIADMRWGWVDQAGVICHQEGIFRVNCMDCLDRTNVVQASIARAVMEAQLKKLGVMPPEQPLPLKCYRIYQVMWANNGDTISRQYAGTAALKGDFTRTGERKLAGVMKDGVNSANRYYLNRFRDAYRQAVIDLMMGHPVTEDLYSIFSKEKEHEEKEQESQRVTQEQVSLLLQTYMQLLLPDDEKFHGGWALIDCDMSLIDATSKDVDVLLLLSNSAYYVAYYDEEADKVNQYQRLNLEGLEKIEIGPEPTLFGKPKFCCMRLHYNNGETSGYFHTLRALTRNPEDDGKDTLQCIAEMLRLTKQAMGLDLQVVEKKLERRHSKPHEDIMGIQGRHPDQVLGSSGLAQGKSFLLNKFSSLNQRVKKSNVNMGSFKGRLGNTFSTKPDVKVNFLKPTMGVTLWKSDSSLEKSDSANIGPARKDLCDNHSEMSSDSDSYNSDEQLRSSSLENVDYVLPSCGIVASAPRLGSRGSVELNIRVTGCDSNSKQEAPALASPEDQSPGVTSEAEEAILIDFGTPIDAYCHQFIQDAQTKPVEVFGEQVVCSLPTQNPEVPPHAKGPLAPDKHPGSDQQEEELQLPPRPSQLDVASGPNLLTVQKPISAASGSSQRSLGSHMEGSLGPSPADSNGSRVVSPFAKIKSSMVQVASLTQAGLTQGINFAVAKVQKSPEPEMATLNETQENELKAMFTQCQTRIIQI; encoded by the exons ATGGAGCTGTTTCAAGCCAAAGACCATTACATTCTCCAGAGTGCCGATCATGCTCTATGGTGTAGCCGAATAGATGGGACCATGAATGTCAGACCTG CAACAGACCTGCTGTTAGCTTGGAACCCAACGTGTTTAGGCCTGGTTGAGGGTCTCGTCGGGAAAATACAACTTCATACAG ATCTTCCTCTGGGTCTCATACTGATCCGTCAGAAAGTGCTGGTTGGCCAGATGCCAGGTGACCACAAAGTCTACAAGATCACCAAGATAGCTGTCATTCCTCTGTCTGAGGAAGAGCCTCTGGATCTGGAGCTGGAG CTTTGTAAGAAGCATCACTTTGGGATCGACAAACCAGAGAAGCTTGCACAGTCTCCAGATGAGTCGAAGTTCCTGATGAAAACTCTGAGTCAGATCAAGTCCAATGTTGGGGCTCCCACGAAGAAAAAG GTCAAGGAAAACAAAGAAAAGGAGCGTCTCGAGAGGCGGCTGCTCGATGAGCTGTACAAGATATTCATGGACTCAGATTCCTTCTACTACAGCATGACCTATGACCTCACCAACACTGTGCAGCGGCAGGGAGACACAGAAAAGTCAAACTTGCCCCTATGGAACCAG GTGGATGACAGATTCTTCTGGAACAAACACATGGTCCAGGAGCTCATTGATCTGCAG GTTCCAGAGGTAGACTTCTGGGTGACACCCATCATCCAGGGCTTTGTGCAGGTGGAGGAGCTGGTGGTGAACTACAACGAGAGCCCAGATGAGGAGAAGAACAGCCCCGACACGCCGCTCCAGGAGCTCACCTGCGTGGACGACATCCACCCGCGCTTCACCGTGGCCCTCATCTCCCGCCGCAGTCGCCACCGTGCAG ggATGCGGTACAAACGCAGAGGGGTGGACACAGACGGCCACGTGGCTAACTTTGTGGAGACCGAGCAGCTGATCCACGTGCACAACCACTCGCTGTCCTTTGTGCAGAGCCGCGGCTCGGTGCCCGTCTTCTGGAGCCAAGCAGGCTACCGCTACAACCCCAGGCCCCGGCTGGAGAAAG GAGAGAAGGAGACCATTCCTTACTTTGCTGCGCACTTTGACGAACAGCTCAACCTTTACAAGAAGCAG GTCATCATTAACTTAGTGGATCAAAGTGGGCGGGAGAAGATTATTGGCGACGCATATCTCAAACAAGTCCTTCTATACAACAATCCTAACCTGACATATGTCTCTTTTGACTTCCATGAGCACTG TCGAGGTATGAAGTTTGAAAACGTGCAAACGCTGACAGATGCCATCTCCGACATTATTGCAGACATGAGATGGGGGTG GGTCGACCAGGCAGGAGTCATCTGCCACCAGGAGGGCATTTTCCGGGTGAACTGCATGGACTGTCTGGACAGGACCAATGTAGTCCAGGCTTCCATCGCTCGTGCTGTAATGGAGGCACAG CTGAAGAAACTGGGTGTGATGCCCCCTGAGCAGCCTCTGCCCCTCAAGTGCTATAGGATCTACCAGGTCATGTGGGCCAACAACGGCGACACCATAAGTAGACAGTACGCCGGCACGGCCGCCCTCAAG GGAGACTTCACCAGAACGGGGGAGAGAAAACTGGCCGGGGTGATGAAAGATGGTGTGAACTCAGCCAACCGTTACTATCTGAACCGCTTCAGGGACGCATACAGACAAGCAGTCATTG atctgATGATGGGGCATCCTGTGACGGAGGACCTATACTCCATCTTCAGTAAGGAGAAGGAGCAtgaggagaaggagcaggagagcCAGAGAGTAACCCAGGAGCAGGTCAGCCTCCTGCTGCAGACCTACATGCAGCTGCTGCTGCCCGACGATGAGAAGTTCCATGGGGGCTGGGCCCTTATCGACTGTGACATGAG CCTTATAGATGCAACCAGCAAGGATGTGGATGTTCTCCTGCTGCTATCCAACAGTGCATATTACGTTGCCTA TTATGATGAGGAAGCTGACAAAGTCAATCAGTACCAACGCCTCAACTTGGAGGGTTTGGAAAAGATTGAAATAG GCCCAGAACCCACTCTGTTTGGGAAGCCCAAATTCTGCTGTATGCGTCTACACTATAATAATGGGGAGACAAGTGGTTATTTTCACACACTAAGGGCCCTCACAAGGAATCCTGAGGACGATGGTAAAG aCACGTTGCAGTGCATAGCAGAGATGCTTCGCCTAACTAAGCAAGCCATGGGACTTGACCTGCAGGTGGTTGAAAAGAAACTGGAGAG GAGGCACAGTAAACCTCACGAGGACATCATGGGCATCCAGGGCAGACACCCAGACCAGGTCCTGGGCAGCTCTGGTCTGGCTCAGGGCAAGAGCTTCCTCCTCAACAAGTTCTCCTCCCTCAACCAGAGGGTGAAGAAGTCCAACGTCAACATGGGCTCCTTCAAGGGGAGGCTGGGCAACACCTTCTCCACCAAGCCGGACGTGAAGGTGAACTTTCTGAAACCCACCATGGGGGTCACCCTCTGGAAGTCTGATAGCAGCTTGGAGAAGTCAGACTCGGCCAACATCGGCCCGGCTCGGAAGGACCTCTGTGACAACCACTCGGAGATGTCATCAGACTCGGACTCCTACAACTCGGACGAACAACTGCGCTCCAGCTCCTTGGAGAATGTGGACTACGTGCTGCCCAGCTGCGGCATCGTGGCGTCGGCTCCACGACTAGGCAGTCGAGGCAGCGTGGAGCTCAACATCCGGGTCACTGGCTGCGACAGTAACAGTAAGCAGGAGGCTCCGGCTCTAGCCAGTCCTGAAGACCAGTCCCCCGGGGTTACCTCGGAGGCTGAGGAGGCCATCCTGATAGACTTTGGAACTCCCATTGACGCCTATTGCCACCAATTCATCCAAGACGCGCAGACCAAACCTGTGGAGGTGTTTGGGGAGCAGGTGGTTTGTAGCCTCCCCACACAGAACCCAGAAGTCCCTCCACATGCTAAAGGCCCCCTGGCCCCAGACAAACACCCAGGTTCAGATcagcaggaggaggagctgcAGCTCCCTCCCAGACCGTCCCAGCTAGATGTTGCCTCCGGCCCCAATCTCCTGACCGTCCAGAAGCCCATCTCTGCAGCTTCCGGCAGCTCCCAGAGGAGCCTGGGCTCTCACATGGAGGGCAGCCTGGGCCCCTCACCCGCCGACAGCAACGGCAGTCGCGTGGTCTCCCCCTTTGCCAAGATCAAGAGCTCCATGGTGCAGGTGGCCAGCCTGACCCAAGCTGGACTCACCCAAGGCATCAACTTTGCTGTGGCAAAGGTGCAGAAGAGCCCAGAGCCAGAAATGGCCACTCTCAACGAGACCCAAGAGAACGAGCTGAAGGCAATGTTTACACAGTGCCAGACCAGGATCATACAGATCTAG
- the bag3 gene encoding BAG family molecular chaperone regulator 3, translated as MAQYKGSRSLSSMKTQSPMVDMANNNDPLPPGWEIKIDPQTGWPFFVDHINRTTSWNDPRHDVKKVSQLSQNGPSVPPEPSPQEMQKAFVKDMKHPTLRQGYIPIPVCHEGADLRQQHPCFSYIQPTALQNVRAEGRTPSPTPTLHCRPRSPLQGSSESSTPEPCMSCSPSLQGPEGHPLHQPPRPSSTGLQAGYIPIPVIHERAGGHTQQAPVNPALYTQRFPAYTEHQPSFHRLQPEDWSSHHGATPSSRERASPSPSVPPQHRETAAIHIPPHIRSQSPLRAQVITERPQVQVHHHVPQRESPHRMEQEQDISQYPQTAQREADSQQRQQPQISQQPQQPPQQYHGPQQPQQQQHYQQQPLQYQQPQQPQQQPQQPQQQPQQPQQPPQQPQQLPQQPQQYQQPKQPQQYQQPEQYQKSQQPQQYQQPEQYQKPQQYQQPQQYQQPEQYQQPQQYQQPQQYQQPEQYQKPQQYQQPQQYQQPEQYQQPQQPQLYQQPQQSQQQPQPPQQPQPQPQLQPQQTANITVQMSPKPEAQEPVAVPAPQEDLPPKAENEPGAQCHPGLAKVQKIEERVVKLEQEVKCFDGKKNDKRYLLLEELLTKELLALDSVDPEGRVDVRQARRDGVRRVQTTLDALEMLDERPSGSVNESPMEGDSPPQKVEQPSMISQANVEMAREIS; from the exons ATGGCACAGTATAAAGGATCAAGGAGTTTGAGCAGCATGAAGACACAGTCACCAATGGTAGATATGGCCAATAACAACGACCCTCTACCCCCAGGATGGGAAATTAAAATTGACCCACAGACAGGATGGCCTTTTTTTGTGGATCACATTAATCGCACAACAAGCTGGAATGACCCCAGACACGATGTCAAAAAG GTCAGCCAGTTGTCTCAGAATGGCCCAAGTGTGCCACCAGAGCCGAGTCCTCAGGAGATGCAGAAGGCCTTTGTGAAGGACATGAAGCACCCCACCCTCCGCCAGGGTTACATCCCAATTCCAGTCTGCCATGAAGGCGCAGACCTCCGTCAGCAACACCCGTGTTTCTCCTACATCCAGCCGACTGCTCTGCAAAATGTACGGGCAGAAGGGCGGACACCCTCCCCCACCCCGACGCTCCACTGCAGGCCTAGATCTCCTTTGCAGGGTTCCTCCGAGAGCTCTACTCCTGAGCCCTGCATGTCCTGTTCGCCTAGTTTACAAGGACCTGAG GGCCATCCCCTCCACCAGCCCCCGCGACCCAGCAGCACAGGCCTCCAGGCAGGTTACATCCCCATCCCAGTGATCCACGAGAGGGCCGGAGGTCACACACAACAAGCCCCTGTCAATCCCGCTCTCTACACCCAGCGCTTTCCGGCTTACACAGAGCACCAGCCCTCCTTCCACCGACTGCAGCCAGAGGACTGGAGCAGTCATCATGGAGCCACGCCCTCTTCCCGGGAGCGAGCCTCCCCGTCCCCGAGCGTACCTCCCCAGCACCGTGAGACTGCCGCCATCCATATCCCACCGCATATAAGGAGCCAGTCTCCCCTCAGAGCACAGGTCATTACAGAAAGACCACAG GTCCAGGTCCACCACCATGTGCCACAGAGAGAATCACCCCACAGAATGGAGCAGGAGCAGGACATCTCTCAGTATCCCCAAACAGCGCAGAGAGAGGCTGACTCACAGCAGCGTCAACAGCCACAGATCTCACAGCAACCACAGCAGCCACCACAACAGTACCATggaccacaacaaccacagcagcaACAACATTATCAACAACAGCCACTACAATACCAACAGCCACAGCAGCCACAACAACAGCCACAGCAGCCACAACAACAGCCACAGCAGCCACAACAACCCCCACAGCAGCCACAACAACTCCCACAGCAGCCACAACAGTACCAACAGCCAAAACAACCACAACAATACCAACAACCTGAACAGTACCAAAAATCACAACAACCACAGCAGTACCAACAACCTGAACAGTACCAAAAACCACAACAGTACCAACAGCCACAACAATACCAACAACCTGAACAGTACCAACAACCACAACAGTACCAACAGCCACAGCAATACCAACAACCTGAACAGTACCAAAAACCACAACAGTACCAACAGCCACAACAATACCAACAACCGGAACAGTACCAACAACCACAGCAACCACAGCTGTATCAGCAACCACAACAGTCCCAGCAACAACCACAACCTCCACAACAACCCCAGCCACAGCCGCAACTGCAGCCGCAACAGACAGCAAACATCACAGTCCAGATGTCCCCGAAACCAGAAGCCCAGGAGCCAGTGGCTGTTCCTGCTCCACAGGAGGACTTGCCCCCAAAAGCAGAAAATGAGCCCGGCGCTCAGTGTCACCCAGGCTTGGCTAAAGTGcaaaagatagaggagagagtggtGAAACTGGAGCAAGAAGTGAAATGCTTTGATGGGAAGAAGAACGATAAGAGGTACTTGCTGCTGGAGGAGCTGTTGACCAAAGAGCTTTTGGCACTGGACTCAGTGGACCCAGAGGGGCGTGTGGACGTGCGACAGGCGCGACGTGACGGAGTCCGGAGGGTCCAAACCACACTGGATGCACTGGAGATGCTGGATGAGCGGCCATCGGGGTCAGTCAATGAGTCCCCGATGGAGGGTGACAGCCCGCCACAGAAAGTAGAGCAGCCCAGCATGATCAGCCAAGCGAATGTGGAAATGGCCAGAGAGATCTCATAA